The Rhodanobacter sp. LX-99 genome segment GCGCGCCATACGGGGAACATCCCATGCAACAGTTCATTCCGCTCGAAGACGACTGGGACGCACTGGAAAACCTGCGTCCCGAAGACCTGATTCCCTATCGTGTCGGCATGCTCGACGCGCCGCGTGCAGCCGCTCAGCGCACCGGCCCGATGTCGCCGTCGATCTTCAGCGCGTCGCCCAGCTTCGCCCCGATGCGCTGCGCCGTGCCGGCAGACAGCTCCAGTACGTAGATCGCCGGCGCGTCGCTGGGATAGGTCGGGCAGGGATCGGCCTTGCATGGCGGCACGTCCAGCCGCATCGAGACCAGTCGGCGCTCCGCATCGAAATACAGGATGTCCAGCGGGATCAGCGTGTTCTTCATCCAGAACGCCTGCGGCCCGGTGTAGGGAAACACGAACAGCATGCCGTGGTCGGGCGCCAGCGTGGTGCGCATCATCAGGCCGCGCTGTCGACTGGCGTCGTCGGTGGCGAGCTCCACCGAAAAACGCTGCCCATGCAGCTCGACCGCCGGCTTTGCGGACTGCGCGGGGGCGCTGCCGGAACAGCCGGCCAGCAGGAAGAGCATCGGGACAATCCATCGTTTCATCGCAGGCACTCGTCGCGGGCGGGAAGACGCGAGGAGCAGTGTAGCGCTGCGGCCAACTGCGCTTCTGAGAGAAAAGTGCATGCGCCCCCTTCCCAGATGCGCGGCGCGGCGCTATGATTCTCGCCCCTTCGACGAGGCGCCCTTTCGCGAAGGTTTCCGCAACACTCCACGCTGAAAAATTTCTTGGCTGAAGGTGTTGACGGTGTAGAAAAGCGATGTAGAATGGGCGGCTCACCCGGGACGAAAGGTTGCGGGGTGATCACCGAAACGGTGGTCGGCGAGAAGATCTTTGACAGTGTGCGCAGGTGAATTGTGTGGACGTCTTGTGCTGGAGGGTTGCGACCTGTCCAAGCAATGCAAGCGTCCCACCAAGTAAAAAGTCAGTAATGAGTTTGGATTGGTTGGGAAGAACGCTTCAGAAAGATAGATCGTCTCCGGACGATCGAAAACTTAAGTGAAGAGTTTGATCCTGGCTCAGATTGAACGCTGGCGGCATGCCTAACACATGCAAGTCGAACGGCAGCACAGAGGAGCTTGCTCCTTGGGTGGCGAGTGGCGGACGGGTGAGTAATGCATCGGGACCTACCCAGACGTGGGGGATAACCTCGGGAAACCGGGACTAATACCGCATACGTCCTACGGGAGAAAGCGGGGGACCTTCGGGCCTCGCGCGGTTGGACGGACCGATGTGCGATTAGCTAGTTGGTAGGGTAATGGCCTACCAAGGCGACGATCGCTAGCTGGTCTGAGAGGATGATCAGCCACACTGGGACTGAGACACGGCCCAGACTCCTACGGGAGGCAGCAGTGGGGAATATTGGACAATGGGCGCAAGCCTGATCCAGCAATGCCGCGTGTGTGAAGAAGGCCTTCGGGTTGTAAAGCACTTTTATCAGGAACGAAATACCACGGGTTAATAACCTGTGGGGCTGACGGTACCTGAGGAATAAGCACCGGCTAACTTCGTGCCAGCAGCCGCGGTAATACGAAGGGTGCAAGCGTTAATCGGAATTAC includes the following:
- a CDS encoding DUF192 domain-containing protein, coding for MLFLLAGCSGSAPAQSAKPAVELHGQRFSVELATDDASRQRGLMMRTTLAPDHGMLFVFPYTGPQAFWMKNTLIPLDILYFDAERRLVSMRLDVPPCKADPCPTYPSDAPAIYVLELSAGTAQRIGAKLGDALKIDGDIGPVR